Below is a genomic region from Paenibacillus rhizovicinus.
TGAATTCATAAACAACAAGCCTGCAGCGCAGGTTTGTTAATCTTAAAAGGGACCCGACGTTTGGCAAATGTCGGGTCCCTTTTCTTCGTTTTAGGTGTACGGGTGCAGCTCTTTCTTCAAATCCGCCGTTTTCCAACCAATGTAGTGTACGGGGTGCTGCTCTTGCTCCAGATCCGCCCACCGGTGATATGCGCGGATGTACCAAACAGCCCCTTCGGCTTCCCGGACAAGGATACTGAAGGGGCTGTCTATTAGACTATGAAGGATTATGGCAGTAATCCGCTATCGCGTCAGTCTCGCATCCGCATAGCCTGCGGAAGCATCGTCAAGCACGAGCACCCAATCGTCCTGCCGTCCGCAGGACGGAGGCTTAAACCTCCGCTCGCCTTGATTGTCCGCCGTCCCGGCAGCATGCGATTGGCCCGTCCTCGGATCGTACCACTGGACGTTCAACGCACTGCCGGACAAGATGCCCAACCGGATTGAAATCGGCAAACCGTTCGGACTATAAATGAAGGCGTAGTCCTTGCCCCGGCATGCTTGCAGACGGCCGCTGCCTTTGTAATTGCGAACGAGCAGCGACTGATCCGGCACTCGGCCCTGCATCGGCCTGGAAGCCATCAACTGATGGACGTATTTCATCTGCGCGCCGCCAGGACGCATAATGGCATCCTGCCAAGTCATGATGAAATAGTCGTTCGGCTCCGTAATCATCGGCCAAACGCAATGATGCCCATAGGTATGGCCGAACGCGCCGGCAAACAACGCCATATAGGCCGCTTGCCTGACATCCTTCGCGTCGAAGAATCCGTTCTCCGTATTGAAACCCACCGGATGGTCCTCGTAGCAGGGCTCGCCGTCGAGGACGGGCTTCGGCGGAACGAGCGCATAATCTTTGGCGACCATCGCTTCATTAGCCACGTTTCGCTCATGACCGGATTGAATCATGTTGAAATCCAGCCATGCCTCTTCATGAACGGAAACGGACGAGGTTTGACCGCCGTACGGATGCAAGGTCATGAGATGAGCCCCGCCGTCGGCTTCGCGGAGCGCCTCCGCCATCGCGTGAATAACGCCCAAATGCCGTCTGTTCGTCAGCGGACGGTCGCCGCCGAGGATCCAAATTAGATTATTGCGGGAACGGTACCGGCTGCCGAGCCAGCTTCCGTATACAGCCGCATTGTCCGAATTAAAGATCTCCGGTCCGCCGCCCCATGCCACATGG
It encodes:
- a CDS encoding glycoside hydrolase family 140 protein — encoded protein: MNEVHEEHEVNDQSTGLQKLRVSADRRHIVHEDGTPFFWLGDTAWELFLRLNREEADRYMRNRAERGFTVIQAIALGETDMTRAANAYGRSPLLRNGNGDCDPTLPDLAPEGEYGYWDHVDYIIDRAAHYGLYIGMLPTWGDRIHVAWGGGPEIFNSDNAAVYGSWLGSRYRSRNNLIWILGGDRPLTNRRHLGVIHAMAEALREADGGAHLMTLHPYGGQTSSVSVHEEAWLDFNMIQSGHERNVANEAMVAKDYALVPPKPVLDGEPCYEDHPVGFNTENGFFDAKDVRQAAYMALFAGAFGHTYGHHCVWPMITEPNDYFIMTWQDAIMRPGGAQMKYVHQLMASRPMQGRVPDQSLLVRNYKGSGRLQACRGKDYAFIYSPNGLPISIRLGILSGSALNVQWYDPRTGQSHAAGTADNQGERRFKPPSCGRQDDWVLVLDDASAGYADARLTR